DNA sequence from the Syngnathus acus chromosome 5, fSynAcu1.2, whole genome shotgun sequence genome:
GAAAATCTCGAGAAGCACGTCTCACGCGCGTGCGCCGAGGGAACGAGGCAAAAACTCCATTAATTTGACAAAAGAAGCAATTAAAAACGTCATAGGTCCAAAAAGCACGGCTATGGCCTTACCGGTACCTCAgattagaaagaaaaattgcGACAATTTCATCGtcttttttttcgttttttttaggagctgaaagaaaagaaagaagttgaagtggaggaggaggagaagaaaacagaCAACGGGGACGCACCTGCTAATGGCACTGTGAGTTTGCTGGCAGCTTTCGTGTGGCGAGCAAGCGAGCGAGGTGGGggtgcttttgttttatggTGAGAAGCCCCCTCGTCGTGCAGGTGTCGCCATTCTGCCTGGGCCTCTTTGTGTGCCTTGTGGAAAATAGCACAGATGTTGTTGGCAAGCGAGCCGCCTCCATTGGGGGTGTCTTCCCAGAGAGCCTGCTGCGGGTAGTGGTGGTTAATCCTCTGGAGAGCATAAAGCACCCCCCATGCGCCCTTCCCTCGTCCTTAGAGTGTCCGTGGAGGATTGTTCCAACTGCCGGGACtataaatgtgacattttgctccTTCAGAATGGTGCAAACCACAGTGACAAAGTTGAAGATGCgacagaagaagaggagcacAAGAATGGGGATGGTACTTATCTTCTGCTCCGTTATTAGTCTCATTTCATTGGATTGAGATTCCCGGTTGTCTTTGACACTAAGGCAaactctgtttttcttttttttcttttttgcaggGAAAGCAGAGGAAGAGGCGCCCCCTGCTGAGGAGACGGACGCACAGCCAGTGAAGCGTGCTGCCGATGACGAGGAGGTGGGTCACGTGTGCTGTCTTCATTTGTCACCATCTTTCAccaattttaattcaaatcagTCACCCAATTGAAAAGACCTTGCCCAAGCCCCCAAAAgtccacattaaaaaaatatttccatttttacatGAGAACACTGATTATAATTTGTTAAGTCAAAATCAGTCATTTGCAAACTTTTGCTTTGGATGACAGTCATGTCCAGTAACTGAATAAGCTTAAAACAAGTATGAATACATCATTCCCCTCATGTGATATTGCTTAGTTGTCTCGCTGTTTTTAATCATGGAGcaatatcaaataaacaataatcaTAATTAATTAAACAAGAATTGGAAAATTGTCTTATGACCCACTATAATGCATAATGAAATTTGAtctgattaattgattaaaaaaatgatagtGACAGTCCTCATCTTAGCAAacttaaatgaaaaataccaaaatatgcatttttgtcaaatgatattctttttcctttcattattattttaactgCTTGCTATTATGGAGCTTCTCAATTTATTCAAACCATTCTGACCTCAGTGTTCAGCACATTCAGACATTCTACAGGTTTATAGCTCATTGTCAAGTTaagaaaaaagattttgcTTTAAACTATTCACTATATTTAGTTCCCCTTCTCGCCCTCTAGGAGAAAGCGGACACCAAAAAACAGAAGACTGAGGAAAATGGAGATTCAAAAGAAGCAGAAGTAgatgcttaaaaatgccggttTTGTATGCAGCTCTGGCTTACTGGTCAACATGGTGTTGTAGAGCTTGTGCTTTTTCTAAGGTTTTGggttttgttctgttttttgttttcattattttgctCCCATGTTCTCACATTGCACTGGAGTGAAACATTGTGGCCCTcttcttttaatttttatttttttttttacaagatgTTATTTATTGGTCTATAAAATGagctttttgtgtgtatgtgtgtgttcaaaaCAGGGCCATGCCAAGAGATGAGTTAATTTCCATTTCCTTGCTTCTGTTTGTAAGCACAACCTCTATCAAGTCAGCTCGGACCAGCCAATTGCTCAAACGTTCAGGCAGCTGCTCACGTTCACTTCAAGGACCAAAGATAAGTTTTAAGCGGGGGCTAATAATAAAGAACATTATTAATTGTTGCATAACCTTTTGTTGGTGTTTAAGCTGCTAGTTAATCCTCAGCTGCCctgttagcataacagatggTGCTCATGAAATAAAGGGCCTCCACACCACCACCATTTTGGTAGAGGTGAGCTTTCTGTTGTTTTGCTGACGTTAATTAACCCCTCTTAAATCTTAATGCTTTGGTCTTGTTCGTTCTGTATGCATTCCACGCAGGTTTGTACCATTTAcacgtttgattttttttcttttgttgtcattttcttaCGGAGTTTACATTTATGGCTGGGTAacctgctttttttgtccaagACTGCCTCTCTTTAACAACCAGCCGTGACATATGGTTACTTCAGCCACTGCTTTGTATAttctcaaacaaataaaatgtctttttaattaaatttctcATGTGTGCGTATGGTGACATGATTAAATGCGAGTTCATTTAAATGACGTCATTTGACCCACCTGCAGAAAGTGTCCAAGAACGAGTGCTTTTGCTGTGTTTGGAATTGTCATCTACATGCCATCTTGTCTTTGCAGGTTGCGATTTTGTTAACTATATTTCATTTAACTGATGGGTGTGCTAAATAATATATAGAGAGTAGGACGCAGGGAAAGATTTTATACATAGACATTACGATGATAATGGCGTTGGCAAAGAGAGCGACTTGTCCTCTAGTTCCCCCGTGTGGCATAAGTGAGAAGTTCAGGCTCTCATGTactttaaaatcaaaatggaagacaaaacaattgacacaggagtgaaaaaaaatcatccatttttatttgaatcttCTTTTCAAACATACTGAACAAAATGAACTATTGCAACAGTTGtttttgaaagaaagctgCTTGTGTCATGTATTTCAAATAGTGACATTCTGCTGGGGCAG
Encoded proteins:
- the si:ch211-222l21.1 gene encoding prothymosin alpha, which translates into the protein MADTDVDTTATAEVTAKELKEKKEVEVEEEEKKTDNGDAPANGTNGANHSDKVEDATEEEEHKNGDGKAEEEAPPAEETDAQPVKRAADDEEEKADTKKQKTEENGDSKEAEVDA